A window of the Mesorhizobium opportunistum WSM2075 genome harbors these coding sequences:
- a CDS encoding GFA family protein yields MAKHQGGCLCGAVRYSTDAAPINERICHCRLCQKAIGAAFNARVLFRIDDVTIEGPLATVNSSPDLERGFCPGCGTTMFSRRATAGIIGVTTGSLDDPSAFRPQMHIFTASKQPWVVLDDGLPQYEGAPPPA; encoded by the coding sequence ATGGCTAAACATCAGGGCGGCTGCCTGTGCGGAGCGGTGCGCTACAGCACCGACGCGGCTCCGATCAACGAACGCATCTGCCACTGCAGGCTTTGCCAGAAGGCGATCGGCGCTGCCTTCAACGCGCGCGTGCTGTTTCGCATCGACGATGTGACGATCGAGGGACCGCTGGCGACGGTGAACAGCTCGCCGGATCTCGAGCGCGGTTTTTGCCCGGGCTGCGGCACGACAATGTTTTCCAGGCGCGCAACCGCCGGCATCATCGGCGTCACCACCGGTTCGCTCGACGACCCGTCGGCCTTCAGGCCGCAGATGCACATTTTCACCGCCTCGAAACAGCCTTGGGTGGTGCTCGATGATGGCTTGCCGCAATATGAAGGCGCTCCGCCACCAGCCTAG
- a CDS encoding undecaprenyl-diphosphate phosphatase, whose protein sequence is MADICTQGLDTGFVGLGYAKVAFLGLVQGITELLPISSTAHMRVVPAVLGWQDPGSAFSAAMQLAALAAVVSYFWGDVRDLLFGSIDALTRRDFADRHFRLASWIVLATVPIVIAGVALSGILNACNSPLRSLSVIGWSCIVMAVLLALAEIFARHRRTMGEASLADALLVGVAQIGALIPGVSRSGSTLTAALGLGFKRAEAARFSFLLGLPAIALAGLKELWELHKVHLDAHGWSVLATGLVVASISAFLAIWGLMRVLERFSAWPFVIYRGLLGIVLLLGVAIGWLA, encoded by the coding sequence ATGGCTGACATCTGTACCCAGGGCCTGGATACGGGCTTTGTCGGCCTGGGATATGCCAAGGTCGCCTTTCTCGGCCTTGTGCAGGGCATTACCGAACTGCTGCCGATCTCCTCGACCGCCCATATGCGCGTCGTGCCGGCGGTGCTCGGCTGGCAGGATCCTGGGTCGGCCTTTTCCGCCGCCATGCAGCTTGCGGCCCTTGCCGCCGTCGTCAGCTATTTCTGGGGCGATGTCAGGGACCTGCTGTTCGGTTCCATCGACGCCCTCACACGCCGCGATTTTGCCGACCGGCATTTCCGGCTGGCCTCCTGGATCGTGTTGGCGACGGTCCCGATCGTCATTGCCGGCGTGGCGCTGTCAGGCATCCTCAACGCCTGCAATTCACCGCTGCGCAGCCTGAGCGTGATCGGCTGGTCCTGCATTGTCATGGCCGTCCTGCTGGCGCTGGCCGAGATTTTCGCCCGCCACCGGCGCACCATGGGCGAAGCCTCGCTCGCCGATGCGCTGCTTGTCGGCGTCGCCCAGATCGGCGCGCTGATACCCGGCGTCTCGCGCTCGGGCTCGACCCTGACGGCAGCACTTGGGCTCGGCTTCAAGCGGGCCGAGGCAGCGCGCTTCTCGTTCCTGCTCGGGCTGCCGGCCATCGCTCTTGCCGGCCTCAAGGAGCTTTGGGAACTGCACAAGGTCCATCTCGATGCCCACGGATGGTCGGTTCTCGCCACCGGACTGGTCGTCGCCTCGATTTCCGCCTTCTTGGCCATCTGGGGCCTGATGCGCGTGCTGGAACGGTTTTCCGCCTGGCCTTTCGTCATCTATCGTGGCCTGCTCGGCATCGTCTTGCTGCTGGGCGTTGCGATCGGGTGGCTTGCCTAG